The Brassica oleracea var. oleracea cultivar TO1000 chromosome C6, BOL, whole genome shotgun sequence genomic interval TGTTTGCATATAGAAAGAAACAGCTTAAATATCAAATTACAAATTATTTTATTTTTATTCTGAGGGGAGAGTTTCTAGGAAGAGCCAGAGAACATGGTATTGAACACAAACATAGAACAAATACTTTTTGTCACATCGTTGTTTGTCGCAAGAACACATGGAATCAAAGGAAAGATATGTCTTCATCTAATAATGTTCATAGTGACTCAAAGTGAATGGATGATGAATCTTGATGCTGCTAAGGTATAAGTTATTGCATGAAAGGGAAGAAGAAACAGAAGTATTATATACCCATAAAGTCTAGAGGGAAGGTAGATATGAACCACAACATCAAATAAGAGATGACATCTTTTTTATTCTTTAGATTTGAAAAAGACTACAAAAATCTGGCATAAGATTACATATTCAAGGCAACAGTTGGATATCTAAAAGAAGTCCAATTTATCTGATATTCTGTGAAGATTTTAATGATGCTACTGTTTTGAAATCCAACGGTTGGATTGAGATTTCAACGGTTGGTTTCTGTTTTATTCGAGCTTCTTCCACCTGCTCCGGGTATAGCTCATCTGAATTTTCAGATGTGATCAGCTCTGGTGGAGACGTCAAGCGGGTGATGATACTGAAGGCTTTAAGATGAAAGATTGTTTGAGGTAATACTTATGTGGTTGGGAGCTGAAGGAAGAGCTACATTTGAAAAAGCTCATGGGTAATGGTATTTTTCATTTCTTATTCTCGAGAGATTAATTACAAGTATTTCAGATGTGCTGTAAAAGAAGAATTGTGTTATGCTTAAGTTGGATAATATGAAATTTTGGACTCAGTTATGGTCTCTGCCACAGGGTGCGTTACTGAGTAATGGTGATTTGAGATCTCGATAGATGATGCACTAAGAGAACATAAGTCTGACCATGAGGGTGTTGATTAAACAGAGCAATATAATAAGAAGTACAAGGGAAAATCTATTCAAGAACTTGATCTATCTGATTGCAAGTGCTGCATTCCTAGCCACCGGCTCATGCCTTCCGGTACCAACTGTCAGCAGAGACTGGATCTAGGAGCTGAGGTTTTAAAATGGTCAATAGGTGTCTGTCACTTCAGGAAGTGAAGATTATTCTCTTAAGGTGTAATGATTGACTTTATGGTGGACATGGTTTTGACGAGATAGATTACATAAAGAATCCAGCCACTAAAATTCCTGTAATATTTAACTCATTTGAAGCAGAAACAAACAAGGCAAATGGAAGAAATGTCGTAAAGATATTGATAAGGTCTGAGCAAAGTGTGAGTTGCAGGTTTCTGGATTGAATTATCCATAAAGTTCCAGATATAATCATGGTTTTGTTCGAGATTGGCTAAAAAGATCATTGAAAACGATTGAAGTCTAAATGCAGATTAATCAAACTACAAGCTCTAGACAAGGTTGATGAATGAAACATGGAATTCTATCGCACTCAGCTGAGGTAATGGAAAGGAATGCAAAGAAAGCTTGGAATGTTGGATTACTTGAACGCCAAACTAAGTCTAGAGAAGAAGAAGATGTTAGATCATGTGAATTTTTACACAACGTGATTTTGTCTAAAATTTCTTATGCATATTGCCGTGAGTCTTCTGGAACAGAACTGACCTGACCTGAGCGATAAAGAAAGAGGTTGTGAACACAAATGGATAAAAAACTGCTGAGACAGGGCAACCGGCAAAAATGTGAAATAGATGCCATATATATGACTGACTATCGCAACTAAGAGTCTTGGTTTAGAGATCCTGCAGAGTAACTCGATCGCTTTCAGGGATTAAGATTTCTTGATATCTCTAACTAAGGTCGAGAGCTTCAGCATCTAACAGGGAGAAAGAGAACTCTGAATACATTTAACTCGTCTACACGTGCCAGTAAATATTAGATATGAAAGGTTTCACTAGAAGATTCACAGATTGTGATGAATTTGACAGGGGAAAAATCATACATGTTCTATACTAAAAATCATACATGTTCAAAACTTTTTGTAGCAGGGAGCCCAATTTGTGTTTGAGACGGGCCAACACATGTGGCAACAGATGGAACAACTAAGATGTCATGAAAGATGTTGAACTGAAACAACATCTCTGATTCAAGGAATAGAAGTCAGGAGTTGACGAACTTGTTTGAAAACCATTAAATAAGATGAAGTGAGACATGGGCGAAGAGATGATCAAAAGCTTGAGACTCGGATTTTCTTACGACAGCTATTCTCGAAATAGACTGACGCAGTCTCCTGATGTGGTTCTTGAAAAAGTGTCTTATTAGATCAATTCATAATAACACTCTGGGCTCCAATTAGATGATTTTCGAGTTGGTATATCTTGTAACAGCCCATTTGTGATTTTATTGTTATAATCGATATATATATAAAACAATTTGATTCGTCAGAAAACTCTTCAATGGGCTTCACTCGCCTAAACGGTGGTCGTTGACGCTGGCAGTTACGGCGGCTTAAAACAGATCGGACTAGTTATGATGCTCCGCGCCCCTTTCTCCGTCTTACTCTCTCTCTTCATCCGAGCCCTTACTCTATCCTTAGCTCTCGATCCTTCGCACCCGGACGAATCCACAACGCCAATTCTACAGGTACAAACAAAACTCAATCAATCAAACAATCTTCATCTCCTCCAATATTCTTATCTGAATCTTCCCGATTAGGATGTGTTGAAGGAGATATCAACGAAGCAGAAGTGGAATCTGGAGGAAGTTAGGTTTACGAAATTGGAAGTCAAGAAGCTCCGTATAGGTACGGGTCGGAGCTTTGAGATCCGGATCCGGTTAGGGAAGAGCAGATTCGTTTTCATCTTCCCGGACGAAGTAACCGATTGGAGAAGAAGCGGAGGCCGAGGAAGAAACGTGGAGTTGGATGAGATTGTCAAGCAACTTAATTCGTCTAAGGTTCTTGATCCGATCGTGTTGAAAGGTCCACTTGAGCTACGAGTTGACGGCGACGATCACCGTCTCTCGCTTTCCTTGCCGGTACTCTCTCTCTATCGACACATTGCTTGGTTTGGTCGGAGGAACTAGAAACTTGGGTGGACCCTGTATAGTGAATTTATGACGTTCTTGATTCTTGATCTTGAACAGTTGACACTCTTACGATAATTTGCTCCTGTTCTGTTGGATTTTTAACATTAAAACTATGTTTTTGTGTGTTCCAAACCTGAAACCAAGCCAGTGTCACTAGTTTTGTCAACATGTTGAATATGACAAATCCTCAGAACCTTCTACTTTGTTTTGAATTTTTTTTTTTTTTTTTTTTTAGTTGTGGCAGTAACATTGTAACTGATGAGTGGAGGTTATGATTTGGTTTGCAGATGAACATCTCGCACATTGGTTTAAAACGAGTCCTTGTCAGTGAGGGAATCTCAGTAGAGATACGGGAAGCTCAGGCAGTCTCTCTTTTCCACTCTTCCAGTCGAAGATTCGCTGCTACTGTAGATATTAAAGAAGGAGGCTGTTCATGGTCATCTCTAGGCCCCGTGTGTGTGCCATTACCTCCCATACAAATAATAGGATCAGCTTCATTGGTTGCTTTTAGGACTCCAGAAGCAGATTCACAAATCAAGACTTCTTACTTATCCGATGAGACAATTCAGTTACTTCCAGAAAAGTGTTATGATAAAGCTCACACGTATAAGCAGCATTATCTCCCAACTGATCTTCTTGGCCTGAAGATTGAGAAGTTGGAAAAAGCTCTGAGCTCTTTAAGGACCAATGGAACTGCGCAAACGGCAAGCTCCGTGACAGCAAAACTAAAAGCTTCAGGCATGGTGCGGTTTCAGTTAGAGATCGGGAGAAGTATTGGGAGCAACGAGAGTGAATCAAGTAAAAGAGCAGAGTGGAGAACTAAACCGAAGATCGAACGTGTTTGGTTTGAAATAAAGGCGAAAGTTGAAGGGGAGAAGTTGAAAGCAGTGGGGATGAGAAAAGTGGTGCCCTTCATTGAAGTGGATACAGAGGCATGGAGCAGTATGATGTCTAACATGTCATTCACTGAGTTCCCATCAATACTTGGTCCTCAAGAAGCTTTAACACTCGACGTCAAATGGTAGTAGGCGCACAACAACACTTTGTAAGTAAAATATCAAACAAAGGTCTTCGATACTTTTGTTTTTGTCTTTGTTTGATGATATCTTCCAAACAAAAAGAGTTAAAATCATTTTTCATGCACTGTATTTACTGTCCCTTGTATGTATAGACTTCTTGTTAGCTATAAAATAATATTTATCACGTAAACTGGAGAGTTGTTAGATGTAACAGCTTGTGTAGTTTTACATATATTTTTGGGTCCCTATTTTTTTTCCTCCCTATCTCAACGTTGTATCCGAAGCATTAATTGAAAACCCAAATCTGAAATCCAACTTTTTATTTTAGAATCGACCGGTTCATCGATTTTCTACTTTTAAAAAACCATTTCAAATTAACTAGGTGTTTTCTTGCACCATGTGAAAGTAGGAAATTTTTTAAAATCTAACTTATATTTAAAAATAAACTTTATTAAATATTATAGATTTTACTATTTTCTTACTAATATTTAATATAGATTTGATATATATTAAATCAATTTGTATAAAACTAATAAAATGATATAACATTGTATAATTATCAAAAATTTAGCCTAAACAATATTTATGAAATTTGTAGGTATATAAAAAACTAATGATCTTACGATTAGATATTTAAATTTTTTAAAAATTGAAATTTTTTTTGAAAGCTTTAGTAATACAAATTGTATAATTATACAAAAATAATAATATTTCAAAATTTAAAATGTTATATATAAATATATTTATTTTATAGATGATGTATGAGTTATTACCATATTTAAAAAAAGTTTACCAAAAAGAAATATCAATATTAAATGTAATATATATATCAATTATTACCATATTTTAATAAGTTTGCCAAAAATATAAATCAACATTAAATGAAATTATCCATGTTATATTTTTCTGGAAACCATGTTATCAATTTCACTAGTCATGTCATATTTGTTTTGTGAAATTGATTGTAGAGAAGATACGTGGCAAGATTAGTTCGCAGATATAGTCTAGGAAATATTTATAGCTGGGTCTTTTTATCTAATCACAGACTTGGCCAGTTCTGATTAAACTCATCGAAAAGGAAAAACAATAGTTTAATCATTGCTTGAACCGAGAGGTAAACACAACGATAAGCAACGCACAGATTCACATAAAACTTCTGCATATAAATCATAGTTGTTCTCCACATACACAATACATTTCAAATTCAAAACACTATTGTCAACTATTTACCCATGTGTCACCTTCTTCGCTTGGCCCTTCGACGCGTGCGGTGCGTGTAAATTATACTTTCATATATCCAATATTTCTTTCTTGTACCGACATGCCAACACTTACATTTATTTTATATAAATATTATAACATATGGTCTAGTTAAATTATCAAAAATAAATATCTCAGTCGTCTTCTAAATTCTTTGCTAGTAAATTGATCGACCAGTCACCTCCTCGACCAGCGAAAATGGACGTGCGAGAATCAATCTCACTGCAAAACCATGTCTCCCTGAGCCTCGCCAAGAACGTGATCTCCACCGTCTCTAAAAACTCCAACGTCATCTTCTCCCCGGCATCGATCAACGTCGTCCTCGGCATAATCGCCGCTGGATCCACCGGCGAAACCAAGGACCAGATCCTCTCCTTCCTCAACTTCCCTTCCATTGATCAGCTCAACACGTTCTCCTCCGATATCGTCTCCGCCGTCCTCGCCGACGGCAGCGCTAACGGTGGCCCTAAACTCTCGGCGGCTAATGGCGTCTGGATCGATAAGTCTCTGTCCTTCAAACCTTCCTTCAAGCAGCTCTTGGATGGTTCTTACAAAGCTGCTTCTAATCAAGCAGATTTTCAGACAAAGGTGTGTTTTTTATTTTTCTCGTTTCTTGAAAAAAAAATCAAGATTTTCTTTCTTGACTTGGGATTCTTGTGCTTAATCTAACTGTTGAGGCTTGTGAGGTGTAAGAAATATATAAAGACCAAACCTTTGATGTGTTGTGTTCTTAGTTTAACCCTGAGGATTTGTATATGCTCATTGATTCTTGAGGGAGTCTTGTGCATCTTTGGTTTGCTTGTGATTGATTTTATGTTTGATGAATTTGTCTGAAGGCTGTGGAAGTGATTGCTGAAGTGAATTCATGGGCTGAAAAGGAGACAAATGGTCTCATCACTGAGGTTCTACCGGAAGGATCAGCAGACAGTATGACCAAACTGATATTTGCAAATGCTTTGTACTTCAAGGGAACATGGAACGAGAAATTCGACGAATCGCTGACGGAAGACGGAGACTTTCACCTTCTTGACGGTAGTTCCAAAGTGACTGCTCCGTTTATGACCAGCAAGAAGAAACAGTACGTGAGTGCTTACGATGGTTTCAAAGTGTTGGGACTTCCTTACTTGCAAGGAGAGGATAAGAGACAGTTCTCAATGTACTTGTATCTTCCAGATGCAAACAACGGTTTGTCTGATCTTCTGGATAAGATAGTTTCTACTCCTGGGTTCCTGGATAGCCACATTCCACGCAGACAAGTTAAGGTCGGCGAGTTCAAGATTCCCAAGTTTAAATTCTCTTTCGGGTTCGAAGCTTCGGATGTTTTGAAAGGATTGGGACTGGCTTCACCGTTCTCTGGTGAAGATGGACTCACTGAGATGGTTGAGTCTCCAGAGATGGGGAAGAATCTAAAGGTGTCGAGCATTTTCCATAAAGCGTGTATTGAGGTGAATGAAGAAGGAACAGAAGCTGCAGCTGCATCAGCTGGAGTTATAAAGCTAAGGGGTTTGGCTATGGAGGAAGAGATGATAGATTTTGTGGCGGACCATCCGTTTCTGTTGGTGGTCATGGAGAACATAACAGGAGTGATTCTGTTTATTGGTCAAGTCATTGATCCGTTGCATTAACCTGGCTTTTACTTGAAAGTAATCAAATAAAATGAGTTGTGGTTTGAGGACTTTTTTTCCTGCTTACATCCTTTGTTTAACTTTGATGTGTGCAATAATAATACACCCTTCTTTTTTATATTTTCTATGTATTTCAACTTTTTGTAAAATCAAAAATAAAAAATAAAAAATATCTATTTGCAATTTCTTATGGTCACAGCTAAAAGATAAATATAAAAGGTATTTAAGAATACCTTGATTCATGTCACATATAAATGTGATAGATCAGTCTCAAGTTCGATGCATGCTATTCGAACCGGGGTGGCCATTCACATGCTCGTGAATCATTTCACCACCAAACCGGACGAATAGCTGCAGCCACAGAAGTTCCCGCGTATATATATATCTTGAATTATATAATTTATATTATAAAAAAGTTAGTAATACTTGCGTTTTTGAGTAATCAAATAAAATGAGTTGTGTTACAAATGTGATTAGTAGGCCTGGGACGGATCGGGTATTCGGGCAATTTTAAGGTATCCGGATCCAGATCCTTATCCGACGGATCCATAATTTTACTATCATTATCCGGATCCGGGGTTCTCGGATATCCGGGTGTCGGATATCCTTCTAAAAATTGTAATATCCCGCGGATATCCGGATCCGGATTTGGATCCTTAAAATAAATAAAAAATAATATCAATATATATAAAATATTAACAATAATTTAAAAATAAAAATATATATAATGTTTTTAATTATTTCTGTGTATAATATTACAAAATTTACATAAAATTTATATATACTTTTATAAAAATGAAAATATATTAAATAAAATTAATTTTTATATATAGATATTACTATGTTTGAAATAACTATTAATAAAGCTTACGGATCCGGATATCCGGACTAAAAATTAAAATATCTGGATCCGGATCCGGCTTTGACGGATCCAACATTTTACTATTCAAATCCGGATTCGGCCCCTCCAGATATCCGGATTTTCGGATCGGATCCGGATCGAATATTGGATCGAATCCGGATCTCGGATAAAAGTTCTAGGCCTAGTGATTAGTCATCTTCCAAAAACATTTGCCTTTCTCTTAACTATCTTCATCATCAGCATGCACATCTTCTCCCTTAAAGAAAGACGGGGAACTACATTTCTTTCTACTATTTATAGCAGTGGAACATATATGAAAGAACAACTAAATGGATATGTTATAAAAGTAATGTAAAAGTTTATCTTTATTCATAACATAAAGGTTCTTTATATAGGAGATTACACCGTCATAGATAAATAGAAAGATTACAAATCATAATCTCTTGATTATGAGTCTTCCACAATCTTGTTCATAACACTCCCCCTAGGATGCCATAATCATTTAGAGCTTGTAATGTGCTTTAATGTTGTCTCATTAAAACCTTACCAGGAAAACCCAAACCCCTCTTTGGGCTGGTTAGTATAAAATAAACCAAAATCAAAGGCTTCTTCATCGTCCTTCTTATGGACCAATCAGATCAGTGTCTAAAACATGATCTCACGCCCATGTACCAGATAATGGGTGAGACTGGTCCATATTAAATCTCTTGAGTACCTATATATTATTTGATGCACAAGGATTTCATTGTTAATGTACTCAAGTTGTAATCCCAAACCAAACTTTGTTTTCCAAGATCTTTCATCTCAAACTCTTTCTTGAGATATTCAACTGTTTGGAAAATTGTATCCGGAGGTTCCTAGGATATTCAGATCATATACTTTGATGATTATCAATATTGTTCTCGAGAACTTGCTGTACTTTCAGCTCAATACCCTCTAGTACTTTCATTATCCAGTGGACCATATAAATATGCCGTCACTACATCAACTTTCTACAAGTCTAATTTTCTCTCTTATATAGCCAGACTTATGAGAAATCTAAAAGTAGTTGCATCCACCACATGGGAGTACGTCTCCTCATAATCTATTACTAGTCTTTGTGAGAATCCTTGTGCAACATCAGCTTTATATCTCACGATTTCTATTCCTCACAAGACCCATTTATATCCACTGGTTTTAACATCATATGGCGTCTTAATCATATGACCAGATACATCTTTCTTCCTTAAACTATTTAACCCCACGTTTCCATTCAATCCAATCTGTTCTACGAGTGCGCACTCTTATATTGNNNNNNNNNNNNNNNNNNNNNNNNNNNNNNNNNNNNNNNNNNNNNNNNNNNNNNNNNNNNNNNNNNNNNNNNNNNNNNNNNNNNNNNNNNNNNNNNNNNNNNNNNNNNNNNNNNNNNNNNNNNNNNNNNNNNNNNNNNNNNNNNNNNNNNNNNNNNNNNNNNNNNNNNNNNNNNNNNNNNNNNNNNNNNNNNNNNNNNNNNNNNNNNNNNNNNNNNNNNNNNNNNNNNNNNNNNNNNNNNNNNNNNNNNNNNNNNNNNNNNNNNNNNNNNNNNNNNNNNNNNNNNNNNNNNNNNNNNNNNNNNNNNNNNNNNNNNNNNNNNNNNNNNNNNNNNNNNNNNNNNNNNNNNNNNNNNNNNNNNNNNNNNNNNNNNNNNNNNNNNNNNNNNNNNNNNNNNNNNNNNNNNNNNNNNNNNNNNNNNNNNNNNNNNNNNNNNNNNNNNNNNNNNNNNNNNNNNNNNNNNNNNNNNNNNNNNNNNNNNNNNNNNNNNNNNNNNNNNNNNNNNNNNNNNNNNNNNNNNNNNNNNNNNNNNNNNNNNNNNNNNNNNNNNNNNNNNNNNNNNNNNNNNNNNNNNNNNNNNNNNNNNNNNNNNNNNNNNNNNNNNNNNNNNNNNNNNNNNNNNNNNNNNNNNNNNNNNNNNNNNNNNNNNNNNNNNNNNNNNNNNNNNNNNNNNNNNNNNNNNNNNNNNNNNNNNNNNNNNNNNNNNNNNNNNNNNNNNNNNNNNNNNNNNNNNNNNNNNNNNNNNNNNNNNNNNNNNNNNNNNNNNNNNNNNNNNNNNNNNNNNNNNNNNNNNNNNNNNNNNNNNNNNNNNNNNNNNNNNNNNNNNNNNNNNNNNNNNNNNNNNNNNNNNNNNNNNNNNNNNNNNNNNNNNNNNNNNNNNNNNNNNNNNNNNNNNNNNNNNNNNNNNNNNNNNNNNNNNNNNNNNNNNNNNNNNNNNNNNNNNNNNNNNNNNNNNNNNNNNNNNNNNNNNNNNNNNNNNNNNNNNNNNNNNNNNNNNNNNNNNNNNNNNNNNNNNNNNNNNNNNNNNNNNNNNNNNNNNNNNNNNNNNNNNNNNNNNNNNNNNNNNNNNNNNNNNNNNNNNNNNNNNNNNNNNNNNNNNNNNNNNNNNNNNNNNNNNNNNNNNN includes:
- the LOC106296484 gene encoding uncharacterized protein LOC106296484, coding for MMLRAPFSVLLSLFIRALTLSLALDPSHPDESTTPILQDVLKEISTKQKWNLEEVRFTKLEVKKLRIGTGRSFEIRIRLGKSRFVFIFPDEVTDWRRSGGRGRNVELDEIVKQLNSSKVLDPIVLKGPLELRVDGDDHRLSLSLPMNISHIGLKRVLVSEGISVEIREAQAVSLFHSSSRRFAATVDIKEGGCSWSSLGPVCVPLPPIQIIGSASLVAFRTPEADSQIKTSYLSDETIQLLPEKCYDKAHTYKQHYLPTDLLGLKIEKLEKALSSLRTNGTAQTASSVTAKLKASGMVRFQLEIGRSIGSNESESSKRAEWRTKPKIERVWFEIKAKVEGEKLKAVGMRKVVPFIEVDTEAWSSMMSNMSFTEFPSILGPQEALTLDVKW
- the LOC106300825 gene encoding serpin-ZX isoform X2, with protein sequence MDVRESISLQNHVSLSLAKNVISTVSKNSNVIFSPASINVVLGIIAAGSTGETKDQILSFLNFPSIDQLNTFSSDIVSAVLADGSANGGPKLSAANGVWIDKSLSFKPSFKQLLDGSYKAASNQADFQTKAVEVIAEVNSWAEKETNGLITEVLPEGSADSMTKLIFANALYFKGTWNEKFDESLTEDGDFHLLDGSSKVTAPFMTSKKKQYVSAYDGFKVLGLPYLQGEDKRQFSMYLYLPDANNGLSDLLDKIVSTPGFLDSHIPRRQVKVGEFKIPKFKFSFGFEASDVLKGLGLASPFSGEDGLTEMVESPEMGKNLKVSSIFHKACIEVNEEGTEAAAASAGVIKLRGLAMEEEMIDFVADHPFLLVVMENITGVILFIGQVIDPLH
- the LOC106300825 gene encoding serpin-ZX isoform X1 → MCHLLRLALRRVRKLIDQSPPRPAKMDVRESISLQNHVSLSLAKNVISTVSKNSNVIFSPASINVVLGIIAAGSTGETKDQILSFLNFPSIDQLNTFSSDIVSAVLADGSANGGPKLSAANGVWIDKSLSFKPSFKQLLDGSYKAASNQADFQTKAVEVIAEVNSWAEKETNGLITEVLPEGSADSMTKLIFANALYFKGTWNEKFDESLTEDGDFHLLDGSSKVTAPFMTSKKKQYVSAYDGFKVLGLPYLQGEDKRQFSMYLYLPDANNGLSDLLDKIVSTPGFLDSHIPRRQVKVGEFKIPKFKFSFGFEASDVLKGLGLASPFSGEDGLTEMVESPEMGKNLKVSSIFHKACIEVNEEGTEAAAASAGVIKLRGLAMEEEMIDFVADHPFLLVVMENITGVILFIGQVIDPLH